From one Lysinibacillus sp. G4S2 genomic stretch:
- a CDS encoding response regulator produces MNVIKVLLIEDDPMVREVNRQFIEQIKGFSLIGYAGNGIEGIERIKQLKPDLVFMDIFMPEQNGIITLGKIREEHLPVDVIAVTAANDMPTVQRILHLGVYDYIMKPFTFERIEETLMNYQAYKKKISDMQDLTQHDVDHLMQQRIPDQIVVPPVTEAIIINDLPKGFNRATLDKVLAYIQESNEAVSAEEVSTYIGTARVTARRYLDFLEKQNLLKVDIQYGSVGRPIHRYYI; encoded by the coding sequence ATGAATGTAATTAAAGTGTTATTAATCGAAGATGATCCGATGGTACGAGAAGTGAACAGGCAATTTATTGAACAAATCAAAGGATTTTCGCTAATAGGCTATGCTGGCAATGGAATCGAAGGTATTGAGAGAATTAAACAACTAAAACCTGATCTTGTCTTTATGGATATTTTTATGCCTGAGCAAAATGGCATTATTACACTAGGGAAAATACGTGAAGAACATCTTCCGGTTGATGTTATTGCTGTGACCGCAGCTAATGATATGCCAACTGTGCAACGAATTTTACACTTAGGTGTCTATGATTATATTATGAAACCCTTTACGTTTGAACGAATTGAGGAAACTTTAATGAATTATCAAGCGTATAAAAAGAAAATAAGTGACATGCAAGATCTAACACAACATGACGTTGATCATCTAATGCAGCAGCGCATACCTGATCAAATAGTTGTTCCGCCAGTCACTGAGGCAATTATCATTAACGATCTACCAAAGGGTTTTAACCGAGCAACATTAGATAAAGTGCTTGCTTATATTCAAGAAAGCAACGAAGCGGTTTCAGCAGAGGAAGTGTCCACATACATTGGAACAGCCCGTGTAACAGCTCGACGTTACTTAGATTTTTTAGAAAAACAAAATTTATTAAAGGTGGATATACAATATGGAAGTGTGGGACGTCCTATCCATCGATATTATATTTAA
- a CDS encoding GNAT family N-acetyltransferase: MLIREAKIEDAEQIIAVMKNAEESNFMLFGPGERQLEAEQFTRFIENINNSSHSALFIAEIDQTVVGYLIVQGSTPSRLSHRAYIVIGIHSEYRGRKIGTALFGHLDDWAKEKGIHRLELTVMVSNTAGIALYKKMGFEVEGTKRHSLYVDGEYMDEYYMSKLFNV, translated from the coding sequence ATGTTAATAAGGGAAGCAAAAATAGAAGATGCTGAACAAATAATAGCTGTTATGAAAAATGCGGAAGAGTCTAATTTTATGTTATTCGGGCCAGGTGAACGACAGTTAGAAGCTGAACAATTTACTAGATTTATTGAGAATATTAACAATAGCAGTCATTCAGCATTATTTATAGCTGAAATAGATCAGACAGTGGTCGGTTATTTAATTGTTCAAGGGAGTACACCATCTAGACTTTCACATCGAGCCTATATTGTCATTGGCATTCATAGTGAGTATAGAGGAAGAAAAATTGGCACTGCATTATTTGGCCACTTAGACGATTGGGCAAAAGAGAAGGGCATTCATCGTTTGGAACTTACAGTAATGGTGAGTAATACTGCAGGCATAGCTTTATATAAAAAAATGGGGTTTGAAGTTGAGGGAACTAAAAGACATTCCCTATATGTTGATGGTGAATATATGGACGAGTATTACATGTCAAAATTATTTAACGTTTAA
- a CDS encoding dicarboxylate/amino acid:cation symporter produces the protein MKLLKNLTVQVIAAIILGVIVGALFPEFGASLKILADLFIKLIKMLIAPIIFLTVVIGIGSMGDMKKVGKIGGKALLYFEIVSTIALAIGIAVAMIVSPGTGLDTSGAAETDISKYTSAAAETEQGLGAFISSIIPENVVGALATGQLLPVLFSAILFGLAAASIGAPAKPVITFFEQVAEIFFKIVSMVMKISPIGAFGAMAYTIGNFGLKSLSNLGLLMAAVYITMFLFVAVVLGTIAKYFGFNIFKFIAYIKEEIFLVIGTSSSESALPSMMRKLENFGCSKQVVGLVVPTGYSFNLDGTSIYLSMAALFIAQAYGMDLTWIQIITLLGILMITSKGAAGVTGSGFITLAATLAAFPMIPVEGIALLIGVDRFMSEARAVTNLIGNGVACVVISKSEKEFDVEMQERALQGKTTIVS, from the coding sequence ATGAAATTACTGAAAAATTTGACTGTTCAGGTTATAGCTGCGATCATTTTAGGGGTTATTGTCGGAGCACTCTTCCCTGAGTTTGGTGCGAGCCTTAAAATTTTAGCGGATTTATTCATCAAGTTAATTAAAATGTTAATCGCTCCTATTATCTTCTTAACAGTTGTAATTGGAATCGGTAGTATGGGTGATATGAAAAAGGTTGGGAAAATCGGAGGTAAGGCGTTGCTGTACTTCGAAATTGTCTCTACTATTGCCTTAGCAATCGGGATTGCTGTTGCAATGATCGTTAGCCCAGGTACTGGATTAGATACATCAGGCGCTGCCGAAACTGACATTTCAAAATATACATCTGCTGCTGCTGAGACTGAGCAAGGCTTAGGAGCTTTCATCTCTAGCATTATTCCTGAAAACGTAGTAGGTGCACTTGCAACAGGACAATTACTTCCTGTGTTATTCTCTGCAATATTATTCGGTTTAGCGGCTGCCTCTATTGGTGCACCTGCAAAACCTGTCATTACATTTTTTGAACAAGTGGCAGAAATTTTCTTCAAAATCGTAAGTATGGTCATGAAAATATCTCCAATCGGTGCATTTGGTGCAATGGCCTATACAATTGGTAACTTTGGATTGAAATCGTTAAGCAACTTAGGTCTATTAATGGCTGCAGTATATATTACAATGTTCTTATTCGTAGCCGTTGTTTTAGGCACAATTGCAAAATACTTCGGCTTTAACATTTTCAAATTCATCGCTTATATTAAAGAGGAAATTTTCTTAGTAATCGGTACATCATCATCTGAATCTGCTTTACCTTCAATGATGCGTAAATTAGAAAATTTCGGTTGCTCCAAACAAGTAGTTGGATTAGTAGTGCCAACAGGTTATTCTTTCAATCTTGATGGAACTTCCATCTATCTATCAATGGCTGCATTATTCATTGCACAAGCATACGGTATGGACTTGACATGGATTCAAATCATTACACTTCTTGGGATATTAATGATTACATCTAAAGGTGCAGCTGGTGTTACAGGATCTGGGTTTATCACATTAGCAGCGACACTTGCTGCCTTCCCAATGATTCCAGTAGAAGGTATTGCGCTACTAATTGGTGTTGACCGCTTCATGTCAGAGGCACGTGCCGTAACAAACTTAATTGGTAACGGTGTAGCTTGTGTAGTCATATCAAAATCAGAAAAAGAGTTTGACGTAGAAATGCAAGAACGTGCACTTCAAGGTAAAACTACTATTGTATCTTAG
- a CDS encoding Lrp/AsnC family transcriptional regulator: MEHWMDETDYHIMRLLQQNARISISQISKDVSMSQPSVRERIKRLEEKDIISGYTATFRHQALGRGTTAFFLIKTEQCQALVDFCERNPVVTDMFRISGEYNYMIKIQTASIEDIGQFQDSIIKFGPSKSLISLKNLIENRILLEAPFSK; this comes from the coding sequence ATGGAACATTGGATGGATGAAACTGATTACCACATCATGCGTCTTCTTCAGCAGAATGCACGTATTTCCATTTCACAAATAAGTAAAGATGTGTCCATGTCCCAGCCCTCGGTAAGGGAACGAATAAAAAGGCTTGAGGAAAAAGACATCATCTCGGGTTATACGGCAACCTTTCGCCATCAGGCGCTTGGCCGAGGGACCACGGCATTCTTTCTTATTAAAACAGAGCAATGTCAAGCACTGGTGGATTTTTGCGAACGAAATCCCGTTGTAACTGATATGTTTCGAATTAGTGGTGAATACAATTATATGATCAAGATTCAGACTGCTTCCATAGAGGATATTGGTCAATTTCAAGATTCTATTATAAAGTTCGGACCGTCCAAGTCCCTTATCAGCTTGAAAAACCTGATTGAGAATCGGATTCTACTAGAGGCACCATTCTCAAAATAG
- a CDS encoding S66 peptidase family protein encodes MRIPNKLTVGDEIRVIAPSRSAAIITEEGVDQTKKKLEELGFTVSYGRHIFECDLQHSSSIEHRVSDIHDAFRDDNVKAVLTVIGGFNCNEILPYLDYDMRANNPKILCGFSDITALATAITKKCGFITYSGPHFSSFLMEQAQDYQLSYFQKCLMGNKPYTIKASSIWSDDAWYLDQQNRHFEAASWKVYSDGEASGQLFGGNLCTLNLLQGTPYMPDLSDSILFVEDDELVTPEIFARDFTSLLQATTNIKGIAIGRFQRASKMTEQQLHFILDKHQSLREIPIIYDVDFGHTQPIFTFPIGGEIQMNTKDFIIHVTKF; translated from the coding sequence TTGCGTATTCCGAATAAATTAACAGTAGGCGATGAGATACGCGTTATCGCACCTAGTCGTAGCGCAGCAATCATAACAGAGGAAGGCGTTGATCAAACAAAGAAAAAACTTGAAGAGTTAGGCTTTACTGTATCATATGGGCGTCATATTTTTGAATGTGATCTTCAACATTCATCATCAATTGAGCATCGAGTTTCTGATATTCATGATGCCTTCCGTGATGATAATGTGAAGGCTGTATTAACAGTCATTGGTGGTTTTAACTGTAATGAGATATTACCCTATTTAGATTACGACATGAGAGCAAATAACCCAAAAATACTTTGTGGTTTCAGTGATATCACCGCTTTAGCAACCGCTATTACGAAAAAATGTGGATTTATTACGTATTCGGGGCCACATTTTTCTAGCTTTCTTATGGAACAAGCACAAGACTATCAGTTATCCTATTTTCAAAAATGCTTAATGGGAAATAAGCCATATACGATTAAAGCATCAAGCATTTGGAGTGATGATGCATGGTATTTAGATCAACAAAATCGGCATTTTGAAGCGGCTAGCTGGAAGGTATACTCTGATGGAGAAGCAAGTGGACAATTATTTGGTGGGAATTTATGTACATTAAATCTACTTCAAGGTACACCATATATGCCTGATTTATCGGATAGTATTTTATTTGTAGAGGATGATGAACTAGTTACTCCAGAAATATTTGCCCGTGATTTTACCTCATTATTACAAGCTACTACTAATATTAAAGGTATTGCGATAGGGCGTTTTCAAAGAGCTTCTAAAATGACAGAGCAGCAACTACATTTTATTTTAGATAAACACCAAAGTTTAAGGGAAATCCCGATTATTTATGATGTGGACTTTGGACATACACAGCCAATTTTTACGTTTCCTATCGGTGGAGAAATTCAAATGAACACGAAAGATTTCATCATACATGTTACTAAATTTTAG
- the mprF gene encoding bifunctional lysylphosphatidylglycerol flippase/synthetase MprF — MFKVRKESLFKFLKILLPTVLLAIAIFEIQQTVSGIDVHLLQKEVNELQLWELLLIFFITFCAITPMLFYDVILVKILGIKINNRKLLNHSFIVNTFSNLIGFGGLVGVFLRNYFYSKYKEDKEDLLKSIASVTLFYLTGISLLAWIMYIFFWDFPLLKEVRWLSMAVIIVSLYVPAFIVMRIIRYRKANSLNPKVSLQLMITSVAEWLAIFLVIWILTLILKIPIELSALIPIFLIASCAGIVSMIPGGVGSFDLVFLWGTQNLGIADEKVLFLLILYRVGYFVLPFLVSSILFIREYWNRWNQSWEDLPNIIFQKLSHMLLTVLVFISGIVLLLSAAVPGILSRLKITQEFLSSPIMNVSHQLTVAAGFILLGLCRGIKYKVTRAYQFTIIVLISSALFSIFKGFDYEEAIFLVIVTVLLIASKKQFYRESYVLTWGIALFDLAVVTIITAMYLLIGYVNLPTSIIHIPAALQDYIITDYRDLFHSALMGILIAIFIFYIGYFIRAPKRMEMLLSSEQEDAIKNHLMTYKGTEYSHLIFLHDKFVHWNEKGTVLFSYQIFADKIVVLGDPVGDESDFLSAIQEFLGLADKHSYRPVFYEINNKIFSSLHENGYSFFKLGEEAFVDLEKFTFAGKGMKGSRAIKNKFERENFTVEFISPPYSQEVMNELEEVSTKWLQGRAEKGFSLGFFDERYLSTSNIAVLRGAEGIIGFASIMPMYDNGESISVDLMRFKPGAPSGTMDFIFLSLFEWAKAEGYRVFNIGMSPLSNVGQSRFSFLSEKIAAQIFLHGHYLYHFKGLKNFKLKYADFWVPKYVGYRKKSSLPFTMAQITLLIGKKRK, encoded by the coding sequence ATGTTTAAAGTTCGAAAAGAGTCTCTATTTAAATTTTTGAAAATTCTTCTTCCAACAGTACTTTTAGCGATTGCTATTTTTGAAATTCAACAAACGGTAAGTGGGATAGATGTTCATTTACTTCAGAAAGAAGTGAATGAATTACAGTTGTGGGAGCTCTTGTTGATTTTTTTCATCACCTTCTGTGCTATTACACCGATGCTTTTTTATGATGTTATTTTAGTGAAAATATTGGGCATCAAAATAAATAACCGCAAATTACTGAACCATTCATTTATCGTGAATACATTCTCAAATCTTATTGGCTTTGGTGGCCTAGTTGGCGTATTTCTGCGTAATTATTTCTATTCAAAATATAAAGAGGACAAGGAAGACTTGTTAAAAAGTATTGCCTCCGTAACACTCTTTTATTTAACAGGGATTTCTCTGTTAGCTTGGATAATGTATATATTCTTTTGGGACTTCCCGTTGCTGAAAGAAGTACGATGGTTATCGATGGCAGTCATAATTGTCAGCTTATATGTTCCGGCTTTTATTGTTATGCGCATTATTCGCTATAGAAAAGCGAATTCTTTAAATCCAAAGGTATCTCTTCAGTTGATGATAACTTCAGTAGCTGAATGGCTTGCGATCTTTTTAGTTATTTGGATATTAACTTTAATTTTGAAGATACCGATAGAATTATCCGCTTTAATTCCAATATTTTTAATTGCTTCCTGTGCGGGAATAGTCAGTATGATTCCTGGTGGAGTTGGCTCATTTGACCTTGTTTTTTTGTGGGGGACTCAAAATTTAGGAATTGCTGATGAAAAAGTGCTTTTTTTATTAATTTTGTACCGGGTTGGCTACTTTGTACTTCCATTTTTAGTTTCCTCAATCTTATTTATAAGAGAATATTGGAATCGTTGGAATCAATCATGGGAAGACTTGCCGAATATTATTTTTCAGAAGCTTAGTCATATGTTGTTAACGGTATTGGTATTTATCTCTGGCATTGTGTTATTACTATCAGCGGCGGTGCCTGGTATTTTAAGTAGACTAAAAATAACTCAGGAATTTTTATCCTCGCCAATCATGAATGTCTCTCATCAATTGACTGTTGCAGCAGGTTTTATTCTCTTAGGATTATGTAGGGGGATTAAATATAAAGTAACAAGGGCATATCAGTTTACCATCATTGTGTTAATTAGTTCCGCACTGTTTTCAATTTTTAAGGGCTTTGACTATGAAGAAGCTATTTTTTTAGTGATTGTCACAGTGCTGTTAATTGCATCAAAAAAACAATTTTACCGTGAAAGTTATGTTTTGACATGGGGGATAGCCTTGTTTGACCTTGCCGTAGTGACAATCATTACAGCGATGTATTTATTGATTGGGTATGTGAACTTACCTACTTCTATAATTCATATTCCGGCTGCTCTACAGGACTATATCATTACAGATTACCGAGATCTATTTCATAGTGCTCTAATGGGTATCCTAATAGCAATTTTCATTTTTTATATAGGTTATTTTATCCGTGCACCTAAAAGAATGGAAATGCTTTTGTCTAGTGAGCAAGAAGATGCAATCAAAAATCATTTGATGACCTATAAAGGGACGGAGTATTCACACTTGATTTTTTTACATGACAAATTTGTACATTGGAATGAAAAAGGTACAGTTTTATTTTCTTATCAAATATTTGCTGATAAGATCGTAGTGCTTGGAGATCCAGTAGGGGATGAATCTGATTTTTTATCTGCTATTCAGGAGTTTTTAGGATTGGCGGATAAGCATAGTTATAGACCTGTCTTTTATGAAATTAACAATAAAATTTTCTCTTCATTACATGAGAATGGGTATAGTTTTTTTAAACTTGGCGAGGAAGCATTTGTAGATTTAGAAAAGTTTACATTTGCCGGTAAGGGAATGAAGGGAAGTCGAGCGATAAAAAATAAATTTGAACGAGAAAATTTTACTGTGGAATTTATAAGCCCTCCGTACTCACAGGAAGTCATGAATGAATTGGAAGAAGTATCAACGAAATGGTTGCAGGGAAGGGCTGAAAAGGGCTTTTCTCTTGGCTTTTTTGATGAACGCTATTTAAGCACTTCCAACATTGCTGTTTTACGTGGAGCAGAAGGAATTATTGGCTTTGCCAGTATCATGCCAATGTACGATAATGGCGAAAGCATCTCAGTAGATCTGATGCGTTTTAAACCGGGAGCGCCATCTGGCACGATGGATTTCATTTTTTTATCACTATTTGAATGGGCAAAAGCAGAAGGCTATCGCGTTTTCAATATAGGGATGTCGCCATTATCAAACGTCGGACAGTCTAGGTTTTCCTTTTTAAGTGAAAAAATTGCAGCACAAATATTTTTACATGGGCACTACCTTTATCATTTTAAAGGATTAAAAAACTTTAAATTAAAATATGCAGATTTTTGGGTGCCAAAGTATGTAGGATATCGAAAGAAATCTTCATTGCCGTTTACAATGGCTCAAATCACGCTATTAATTGGCAAAAAGAGAAAATAA
- a CDS encoding peroxiredoxin, whose amino-acid sequence MAERMVGKQAPDFTMEAVLADKSFGKVSLEDIKAQDKWTVLFFYPMDFTFVCPTEITAMSDRYDEFEDLDAEVIGVSTDTIHTHLAWINTDRTKNGLGELKYPLAADTNHQISKEYGVLIEEEGIALRGLFIINPEGELKYQTVFDNNIGRDVDETLRVLQALQTGGLCPANWRPGQATL is encoded by the coding sequence ATGGCAGAACGCATGGTAGGTAAACAAGCACCTGACTTTACAATGGAAGCGGTACTTGCAGACAAATCATTTGGTAAAGTATCATTAGAAGACATTAAAGCACAAGACAAATGGACAGTTCTTTTCTTCTATCCAATGGACTTCACTTTCGTATGTCCAACAGAAATCACTGCAATGAGCGATCGTTACGATGAGTTCGAAGACTTAGATGCAGAAGTAATCGGTGTTTCTACTGATACAATCCACACTCACTTAGCATGGATTAACACTGACCGCACTAAAAATGGTCTTGGTGAGTTAAAATACCCATTAGCAGCAGATACAAATCACCAAATTTCAAAAGAATATGGTGTATTAATTGAAGAAGAAGGTATCGCACTACGCGGCTTATTCATCATCAACCCAGAAGGCGAATTAAAATACCAAACTGTATTCGATAACAACATCGGCCGTGATGTAGATGAAACTTTACGTGTACTTCAAGCTTTACAAACTGGTGGTCTTTGCCCAGCAAACTGGCGCCCAGGTCAAGCAACTCTATAA
- a CDS encoding GNAT family protein — MRAQFKIRTQLRQGEIDYASCENVARYVTWDAHKSLDDTKEFIELILNWYKQGKHLLWGIEYEQKLIGTIDFVSINDQHKFAEIGYVLSEEYWNQGITTEATKKLIDYGFNELKLVRIQARCFEENIGSQKVMEKSGMLYEGLLRKSMFVKGNHQNVKMYAIIDNDYFTKIEPC, encoded by the coding sequence GTGCGGGCACAATTCAAAATCCGGACGCAATTACGCCAAGGCGAAATTGATTATGCTTCCTGCGAAAATGTAGCACGCTATGTTACATGGGATGCACATAAAAGTTTAGACGATACAAAAGAGTTTATTGAATTAATTTTAAACTGGTATAAACAAGGCAAACACCTATTATGGGGCATTGAATATGAGCAGAAATTGATTGGCACTATTGACTTTGTTTCAATTAATGATCAGCATAAATTTGCGGAGATTGGTTATGTTCTTTCTGAAGAATATTGGAATCAAGGAATTACGACTGAAGCAACAAAAAAATTGATTGACTATGGATTTAATGAGTTAAAGTTAGTTCGAATCCAAGCAAGGTGCTTTGAAGAAAATATCGGTTCCCAAAAAGTAATGGAAAAATCGGGTATGCTTTATGAGGGTCTGTTACGAAAAAGTATGTTTGTTAAGGGTAATCATCAAAATGTGAAAATGTATGCTATTATTGACAATGATTATTTTACAAAGATTGAGCCTTGCTGA
- a CDS encoding TrkA family potassium uptake protein codes for MKKEFAVIGLGRFGGSIVRELMSQGAQVMAIDHSSERVDEFASIATQAVIADSTDESVLNSLGIRNFEHVIVAIGEDIQASILTTIILKEIGVQQITVKAQNDYHEKVLRKIGADFVVHPERDMGIRIANNMLSNTVLDYLELSDEHSIMEIKANDTIAGYSVMDLDIRAKYGINIVGIKRGSDIIVSPQASDKILLGDIMLVIGADVDINRFVKKVLNGY; via the coding sequence ATGAAAAAAGAGTTTGCTGTCATTGGACTTGGACGTTTCGGAGGTAGCATTGTTCGGGAACTAATGAGTCAAGGCGCACAAGTTATGGCGATAGACCATTCCTCAGAGCGGGTGGACGAATTTGCTTCTATTGCCACACAGGCTGTTATCGCAGATTCGACAGATGAATCGGTATTAAATTCATTAGGTATTCGTAATTTTGAGCATGTGATCGTAGCGATTGGTGAAGATATTCAGGCTAGTATTTTGACGACCATCATATTAAAAGAAATCGGTGTTCAACAGATTACTGTAAAGGCTCAGAATGACTACCATGAAAAAGTACTGCGCAAAATTGGTGCAGATTTTGTCGTTCATCCTGAGCGTGATATGGGAATACGTATTGCCAATAATATGCTGTCTAATACAGTGCTTGATTATTTAGAGCTTTCGGATGAACATTCCATTATGGAGATTAAGGCCAATGATACGATTGCAGGTTACTCCGTTATGGACTTAGATATTCGTGCAAAGTACGGCATTAATATTGTAGGCATTAAGCGTGGTTCAGATATAATCGTATCTCCACAGGCAAGTGATAAAATTTTGCTAGGAGATATTATGCTTGTCATTGGGGCGGATGTAGATATCAATCGCTTTGTCAAAAAAGTATTGAATGGGTACTAA
- a CDS encoding VOC family protein has protein sequence MNIKGLAHIAIQAKDYPATIRFYIEALGFKRGHHWSLPSFHIKEASMLISPDGRTCLEVFDDDAVIPAQGKKARSEEEVAYGAMLHLAFYVEDVDKAFQTALAHGAKPYVEADNLTLGEPPLIIRNALIHSPNGEVIEFIQDVDFDIESHSSVQ, from the coding sequence TTGAATATCAAAGGTCTTGCTCATATTGCAATTCAGGCAAAAGATTATCCGGCAACAATCCGGTTTTACATTGAAGCATTGGGATTTAAGCGTGGACATCATTGGAGCCTTCCTTCGTTTCATATCAAGGAAGCTTCGATGCTGATCTCTCCCGATGGCCGAACATGTCTCGAGGTTTTTGATGACGATGCTGTCATTCCAGCACAAGGGAAGAAAGCGCGGTCGGAAGAGGAAGTTGCTTACGGAGCTATGCTTCACCTAGCGTTTTATGTGGAAGATGTCGACAAAGCGTTTCAAACGGCACTTGCTCATGGGGCAAAACCTTATGTGGAAGCAGACAATCTAACTCTCGGAGAGCCTCCTCTTATTATCAGAAACGCTCTAATCCACAGTCCTAATGGAGAGGTTATCGAATTTATTCAGGATGTGGATTTTGATATAGAGTCCCATAGTTCAGTGCAGTAG
- a CDS encoding redoxin domain-containing protein has translation MKLREQMPELVGATTWLNGEVTKAELVGEKPTLIHFWSVSCHLCKEAMPDVNNFRDQYKDELNVIAVHMPRSEEDTNLETIKSVAAEHDIVQPIFVDSELKLTDAFENQYVPAYFVFDKDGQLRHMQAGGSGMKMLEKRVNRVLDEMRNAE, from the coding sequence ATGAAACTTCGTGAACAAATGCCTGAACTTGTAGGCGCAACGACTTGGTTAAATGGTGAAGTAACAAAAGCGGAATTAGTAGGCGAAAAACCTACGTTAATCCACTTCTGGTCGGTTAGTTGCCATTTATGTAAAGAGGCAATGCCAGATGTGAACAATTTCCGTGATCAATACAAAGATGAGTTAAACGTAATCGCAGTGCATATGCCACGCTCTGAGGAAGATACAAATTTAGAAACAATCAAATCGGTAGCAGCAGAGCATGACATCGTACAACCAATCTTTGTTGATAGCGAATTAAAGTTAACAGATGCATTTGAAAACCAATACGTACCAGCGTATTTTGTTTTCGATAAAGATGGTCAGCTTCGTCACATGCAAGCAGGTGGTAGCGGTATGAAAATGCTAGAAAAACGTGTGAATCGCGTTTTAGATGAAATGCGCAACGCAGAATAA
- a CDS encoding sensor histidine kinase: protein MMKMPVNGKILLVTFLIIAFSFLLGGIFVLGNLLTEQEKDFGQRAMLVARTVSNVPEISMHLKNDNIKEAAKNVNKIVDGIRVVNKAEYIVVMNMDRIKLSHPVRKEIGKRSESQDLNAAFSEHYYVSKAQGEAGVMIRAFVPIIDDKKEQVGIVVVGYSLPTFRDILQNYEHDIFITILISLVFSIWGAYTLGRHIKKQMFGLEPHEIAKMYVERTETFNAMHEGIIAVDKEMNITIFNEKAADILGVTRKIEDCIGEKIYDVLPDTRLPEIVETATPVYDQELYINHHSILSNRVPIIVNGELVGAVAMFKDLTAVKKLAEEVTGVKAFVQALRVQTHEHKNKLHTIAGLLQLGHTKQALEYVTATTENEASLTKFLNERFHNENISGLLLSKVSYGKELGIQVEIDRKSHFKRFPPLLDHHDFVVLLGNLIENAFEALNVLSKDDKYVAISVDEHDGVLAIAVSDNGIGMSEEVQARMFENGFSTKASENRGIGLHLIHEIVRKGNGDIEVVSELLKGTSFLILFELGEE from the coding sequence ATGATGAAAATGCCCGTAAACGGCAAAATACTGTTAGTGACATTTTTAATCATTGCATTCTCCTTTTTACTTGGTGGCATTTTTGTACTTGGTAATCTATTAACCGAGCAAGAAAAGGATTTTGGTCAGCGTGCTATGCTCGTTGCGCGGACTGTATCGAATGTGCCAGAGATAAGTATGCATTTAAAAAATGACAATATTAAAGAAGCGGCGAAAAATGTCAATAAAATTGTAGATGGTATTCGTGTTGTTAATAAAGCAGAGTATATTGTTGTGATGAATATGGATCGCATTAAACTATCACACCCAGTCCGTAAAGAAATAGGGAAACGTAGTGAATCACAGGATTTAAATGCTGCCTTTAGTGAGCATTACTATGTATCGAAGGCGCAAGGGGAAGCCGGTGTAATGATTCGAGCTTTTGTTCCTATCATTGATGATAAAAAAGAACAAGTTGGCATAGTTGTTGTAGGATATTCACTGCCAACCTTTAGAGATATATTGCAAAATTATGAGCATGACATCTTTATTACTATTCTCATATCACTTGTTTTTAGTATTTGGGGGGCATACACACTTGGGCGACATATTAAAAAGCAAATGTTTGGGCTCGAACCTCATGAGATTGCAAAGATGTATGTGGAACGAACAGAAACGTTCAATGCTATGCATGAAGGCATTATAGCGGTTGATAAGGAAATGAATATTACAATTTTTAATGAAAAAGCAGCAGATATATTAGGCGTTACTAGAAAGATAGAGGATTGTATCGGTGAAAAGATTTACGATGTTTTGCCGGATACGCGATTGCCTGAAATTGTTGAAACGGCAACCCCTGTATATGATCAAGAGTTATACATCAATCATCATAGTATTTTGAGTAATCGAGTTCCGATTATTGTAAATGGTGAGTTAGTCGGTGCAGTTGCCATGTTTAAAGATTTAACAGCGGTGAAAAAGCTTGCGGAAGAGGTAACAGGTGTTAAAGCTTTTGTTCAAGCACTGCGTGTACAAACGCATGAGCATAAAAATAAACTTCATACGATTGCGGGGCTTCTACAGTTGGGACATACAAAGCAAGCTCTTGAATATGTTACAGCTACTACCGAAAATGAAGCCTCTTTAACGAAGTTTTTGAATGAACGCTTTCATAATGAAAATATTTCAGGATTATTGCTAAGTAAAGTTAGTTATGGCAAGGAATTGGGAATACAAGTGGAAATTGACCGAAAAAGTCATTTTAAACGTTTTCCACCTTTATTAGATCATCACGATTTTGTTGTTTTGTTAGGCAATTTAATTGAAAATGCATTTGAAGCGTTAAACGTTCTTTCCAAGGATGATAAATATGTAGCAATTTCTGTAGATGAGCATGACGGTGTGTTAGCGATTGCTGTTTCTGATAATGGAATCGGAATGTCTGAAGAGGTGCAAGCACGTATGTTTGAAAATGGATTTTCTACGAAGGCAAGTGAGAATCGTGGAATTGGGTTGCATTTAATACATGAAATTGTTAGGAAAGGCAATGGCGATATTGAAGTAGTGAGTGAATTATTGAAAGGGACAAGTTTCTTAATCTTATTTGAGTTAGGAGAAGAATAG